From Psychroflexus torquis ATCC 700755, the proteins below share one genomic window:
- a CDS encoding 2-isopropylmalate synthase, which yields MSHDKVEIFDTSLRDGEQVPGCKLNTEQKLIIAKELDELGVDVIEAGFAVSSPGDFNSIVAISKLVKNARVCSLSRAVENDIKVAAESITYAKRPRIHTGIGTSDSHIKYKFKSNREEIIQRAYDAVSYAKTFVEDVEFYAEDAGRTDNDYLAKVCEVAIKAGATVLNIPDTTGYCLPSEYGAKIKYLKENVKNIDKAIISCHCHNDLGLATANSIEAVINGARQVECTINGIGERAGNTALEEIVMILKQHPYLNFDTNINTKHLFKLSQLISKHMGISPQPNKAIVGANAFAHSSGIHQDGVIKRRDTYEIIDPADVGVTESAIILTARSGRAALAYKAKNVGYDLTKLQLDEVYANFLNFADQRKEVNDEDIHQIIETSKVYRDIMSA from the coding sequence ATGTCACATGATAAAGTTGAAATTTTCGATACTTCATTAAGAGATGGAGAGCAAGTCCCTGGATGCAAACTCAATACCGAGCAAAAGCTCATTATTGCCAAAGAGCTTGATGAGTTAGGCGTAGATGTTATTGAAGCAGGATTTGCCGTATCGAGTCCTGGTGACTTCAACTCTATTGTTGCTATTTCTAAACTCGTTAAAAATGCTAGAGTATGTAGCTTAAGTCGAGCGGTTGAAAACGATATTAAGGTTGCTGCAGAATCTATTACCTACGCTAAAAGACCAAGAATCCATACAGGTATAGGGACTTCAGACTCTCACATAAAATATAAATTTAAATCCAACAGAGAAGAAATCATACAACGAGCTTACGATGCCGTAAGTTATGCTAAAACTTTTGTCGAAGATGTTGAGTTTTATGCTGAAGATGCTGGTCGTACCGACAACGACTACCTAGCTAAAGTATGTGAAGTTGCTATAAAAGCAGGAGCTACTGTATTGAACATTCCTGATACTACAGGTTATTGTTTACCTAGCGAATATGGTGCAAAAATCAAGTACCTTAAAGAGAATGTAAAGAATATTGATAAAGCCATTATTTCTTGTCATTGTCACAATGACTTAGGGCTTGCCACTGCCAATTCTATAGAAGCCGTTATAAATGGAGCAAGACAAGTGGAATGCACCATTAATGGCATAGGAGAACGTGCTGGAAATACAGCTTTGGAAGAAATCGTAATGATTTTGAAACAACATCCTTACTTAAATTTTGACACTAATATCAATACCAAACATCTTTTTAAATTAAGTCAGTTAATTTCTAAGCACATGGGTATTAGCCCACAACCTAATAAAGCAATAGTGGGAGCCAATGCCTTTGCACATAGTTCTGGAATTCACCAAGATGGGGTTATCAAAAGAAGAGATACTTATGAAATAATAGACCCCGCAGATGTAGGTGTTACAGAATCTGCTATTATCCTTACAGCTAGAAGCGGTAGGGCTGCTCTAGCTTATAAAGCTAAAAACGTCGGGTATGATTTAACTAAACTACAACTGGATGAAGTCTACGCTAACTTCTTAAATTTTGCAGATCAGCGTAAAGAGGTTAATGATGAAGACATTCACCAAATTATAGAAACAAGCAAAGTCTACAGAGATATTATGTCGGCTTAA
- the leuC gene encoding 3-isopropylmalate dehydratase large subunit produces the protein MSKTLFEKVWDAHVVDTIEDGPQILYIDKHLIHEVTSPQAFQELERRNIPVFRPEEIVATADHNTPTVDQHLPVKDELSRKQLAQLSENCKKNNIKLYELGHKYNGIVHVIAPELGITQPGMTIVCGDSHTSTHGAFGSIAFGIGTSQVTQVFASQCLLLTKPKSMRIKVNGTLKNGVLPKDVILYIISKLGTNVGTGYFCEYAGEVFENMSMEGRMTVCNMSIEMGARGGMIAPDQTTFDYVKGKKFAPKAEKWKSSLDYWKTLPSDKAAIFDRKFVFDAEDIDPMITFGTNPGMSIKVGQKIPDKKDASFEKSLKYMNFQKGEAMAGKPINYVFIGSCTNSRIEDFRVVAHYVKGKQKAKNVTAWLVPGSRQVENQIEKEGLKDIFQKAGFELRQPGCSACLAMNDDKIPEGEYCVSTSNRNFEGRQGQGSRTILASPLVAAAAAIEGRIVDITKQLN, from the coding sequence ATGAGTAAAACATTATTTGAAAAGGTCTGGGATGCACATGTTGTAGATACAATCGAAGATGGTCCCCAGATTTTATATATCGATAAGCATTTAATCCACGAGGTCACCAGCCCACAAGCTTTTCAAGAACTAGAGAGAAGAAATATTCCAGTTTTCAGACCTGAAGAAATTGTTGCCACAGCAGACCATAATACCCCAACTGTGGATCAACATTTACCAGTGAAGGACGAATTGTCAAGAAAACAACTTGCTCAATTATCCGAAAATTGTAAAAAGAACAACATAAAGCTATACGAACTTGGACATAAATACAATGGAATAGTCCATGTTATAGCTCCAGAATTGGGGATTACCCAACCTGGCATGACTATAGTTTGTGGTGACTCACACACGTCTACACATGGGGCCTTTGGTAGCATTGCATTTGGGATTGGAACAAGCCAAGTGACTCAAGTATTTGCAAGTCAGTGTTTGTTACTGACCAAGCCAAAAAGCATGAGAATAAAAGTAAATGGAACTTTGAAAAATGGTGTCCTCCCCAAGGATGTGATTCTATACATCATCTCGAAGCTAGGAACCAATGTTGGAACTGGATATTTCTGTGAATACGCAGGAGAGGTATTTGAAAATATGTCCATGGAGGGTCGAATGACCGTTTGTAATATGAGCATTGAAATGGGTGCTCGAGGAGGAATGATTGCTCCCGACCAAACTACTTTTGATTATGTGAAAGGTAAAAAGTTTGCCCCTAAAGCTGAAAAATGGAAGTCTTCACTTGATTATTGGAAGACTTTACCATCTGATAAGGCTGCCATTTTTGATAGAAAATTCGTTTTTGATGCTGAAGATATTGACCCGATGATCACCTTTGGTACAAATCCTGGAATGAGCATTAAAGTAGGGCAGAAAATTCCTGACAAAAAAGATGCTTCTTTTGAAAAATCTTTGAAATATATGAACTTTCAAAAGGGTGAAGCTATGGCAGGCAAACCTATCAATTATGTATTTATAGGGAGCTGTACAAATTCTAGAATCGAAGACTTTAGAGTTGTTGCCCATTATGTAAAAGGAAAGCAAAAAGCAAAAAACGTGACCGCTTGGCTTGTTCCAGGCAGCAGACAGGTAGAAAACCAGATTGAAAAAGAAGGCTTAAAAGATATATTCCAAAAGGCAGGATTTGAATTACGACAACCTGGCTGCAGTGCTTGTTTGGCTATGAATGATGATAAAATTCCCGAAGGTGAATATTGTGTATCTACCTCAAATAGGAATTTTGAGGGAAGACAAGGTCAAGGCTCTAGGACTATTTTAGCAAGCCCTTTGGTTGCAGCTGCTGCAGCTATTGAAGGTAGAATTGTAGATATTACTAAACAACTGAACTAA
- the leuD gene encoding 3-isopropylmalate dehydratase small subunit, translated as MEKFTTLNSRAIPLDIENVDTDQIIPARFLKTTSREGFGENLFRDWRYDKKGSERSDFILNDKLYSGSVLIAGDNFGCGSSREHAAWALSDYGFKAIVSSFFADIFKGNALNNGLLPIQVSPDFLKKIMKLISEKPETLVRVDLESQTISIENSKLKESFKIDTYKKTCMINGYDDIDFLLSKKNKIEHFENQRKLLNVYD; from the coding sequence ATGGAAAAGTTTACAACCCTAAACTCAAGAGCTATTCCGCTAGATATTGAAAATGTCGATACAGATCAAATCATCCCAGCGCGTTTTTTGAAAACTACAAGTCGAGAAGGTTTTGGAGAAAACCTTTTTAGAGATTGGAGATACGATAAAAAAGGATCAGAACGATCTGATTTTATTTTAAACGACAAACTCTACTCTGGTAGTGTATTAATAGCTGGCGATAATTTTGGCTGTGGATCCAGTCGAGAACATGCTGCGTGGGCACTTTCAGATTATGGTTTTAAAGCCATAGTGTCTAGTTTTTTTGCGGATATTTTTAAAGGTAATGCCCTCAATAATGGTTTGTTACCCATTCAGGTAAGTCCGGATTTCCTTAAGAAAATTATGAAATTGATTTCTGAAAAGCCTGAAACTCTAGTAAGAGTAGATCTTGAAAGCCAAACTATTTCTATAGAAAATTCAAAGCTTAAGGAAAGTTTTAAAATTGATACTTATAAAAAAACTTGCATGATCAATGGGTATGATGACATTGACTTTTTATTGAGTAAAAAAAATAAAATAGAACACTTTGAGAATCAAAGAAAGTTACTTAACGTTTATGATTGA
- the leuB gene encoding 3-isopropylmalate dehydrogenase: protein MKLNIAVLAGDGIGPEVSDQAIKALNAIALEFDHKFSFNYAKVGGAAIDDCGDPFPQKTLELCKTSDAILFGAIGDPKYDNAEIRPEQGLLKMRKELGLFANIRPVKAFDSLLDKSPLKTHLIKDVDISIYRELTGGIYFGKKEVSQDGNYASDLCEYSKKEIERVAHLAFKAAKARRQKVTLIDKANVLETSRLWRRTVTELSKAYPEVKLEYLYVDNAAMQMILNPKQFDVILTENMFGDIISDEASVIGGSIGLIPSASIGDKYALFEPIHGSYPEANGKGIANPIAAILSAAMLLEHFGLFDEAEIINYAVEKSLKLGITTPDLGIKHEEISTSKVGDFIADFISNPTDSNHNFLNIHIGQSTII from the coding sequence ATGAAATTGAATATAGCTGTTTTAGCTGGAGATGGAATTGGGCCAGAAGTAAGCGATCAAGCTATTAAAGCATTGAATGCAATTGCTTTGGAATTTGACCACAAGTTTTCGTTTAACTATGCCAAGGTAGGAGGTGCTGCGATTGACGACTGCGGAGATCCCTTCCCACAAAAGACCTTAGAGCTTTGTAAAACTAGCGATGCTATATTGTTTGGGGCAATTGGTGATCCAAAATACGATAATGCTGAAATACGTCCAGAACAAGGTTTACTTAAAATGAGAAAAGAATTAGGTCTATTTGCAAACATAAGACCTGTAAAAGCTTTTGACTCATTATTGGATAAGTCCCCTCTAAAAACCCATCTTATAAAAGATGTTGACATTAGTATTTATCGAGAATTAACGGGTGGAATTTATTTTGGAAAAAAAGAGGTAAGTCAAGATGGTAATTATGCCTCTGATTTGTGTGAGTATTCCAAAAAAGAAATTGAACGCGTAGCTCATTTAGCTTTTAAAGCAGCTAAAGCTAGACGCCAAAAGGTCACCTTAATTGATAAAGCAAATGTCCTAGAAACTTCTCGCCTATGGAGACGAACCGTTACTGAACTTTCCAAAGCTTATCCTGAGGTAAAACTGGAGTATTTGTATGTAGATAATGCTGCCATGCAAATGATATTAAACCCTAAACAATTCGACGTGATTTTGACAGAGAATATGTTTGGCGATATTATAAGTGATGAAGCAAGTGTTATCGGTGGCTCTATAGGTTTAATACCCTCAGCTTCTATTGGAGATAAGTATGCCTTATTTGAGCCTATTCATGGCTCCTACCCTGAGGCTAATGGAAAAGGCATTGCCAATCCTATCGCAGCTATTCTATCTGCAGCTATGCTTTTAGAACATTTTGGACTATTTGATGAGGCTGAAATAATTAATTATGCCGTAGAAAAATCACTGAAATTAGGCATCACTACCCCAGATTTAGGTATAAAACATGAGGAAATCTCGACTTCTAAAGTCGGTGACTTTATAGCGGATTTCATCAGTAACCCGACTGACTCCAATCATAATTTTTTAAATATTCATATTGGACAGTCGACCATAATTTAA
- the argH gene encoding argininosuccinate lyase codes for MKLWDKGISIDKKIEQFTVGNDREIDLHIAKYDVQASLAHAKMLRHIGILTGDELILLEQGLKGLAQQIEKGTFKIEPQFEDVHSKIEFELTTSLGEVGKKIHTARSRNDQVLVALHLFYKDHLKEIKTKTKTFFDTLLSLADTYKNSLLPGYTHLQVAMPSSFGLWFSAYAEQLIDDVFLLDAALKTVDQNPLGSAAGYGSSFPINRKLTTKELGFSTLKYNVVAAQMSRGKSERTLALALGSLCNTMSRFAMDICLYNSQNFGFISFPDQLTTGSSIMPHKKNPDVFELIRGKCNKIQALHTEMVLITNNLPSGYHRDFQLLKENSIAAVEDVKDILDIFNYTIQKVIVKDIDLTDEKYQHLSTVDSINNLVIEGMSFREAYQTIGKQVQEGTYTSDSAKSHTHEGSIGNLCLEEIKAKFPK; via the coding sequence ATGAAACTTTGGGACAAAGGTATTTCAATCGACAAAAAAATAGAACAATTTACTGTTGGTAACGACCGTGAAATCGATTTACATATTGCTAAATACGATGTTCAAGCATCTCTAGCACATGCTAAAATGTTAAGGCACATCGGTATTTTAACTGGTGACGAATTAATTCTATTAGAACAAGGTTTAAAAGGTCTAGCACAACAAATTGAAAAAGGTACTTTTAAAATTGAACCTCAGTTTGAAGACGTTCATTCTAAAATTGAATTTGAATTGACCACTAGTTTAGGTGAAGTTGGTAAAAAAATTCACACGGCACGTTCTAGAAACGATCAAGTTTTGGTTGCTTTACACTTGTTTTATAAAGACCATTTGAAGGAAATTAAAACGAAAACGAAAACTTTTTTTGATACGCTTCTATCGCTTGCAGACACCTATAAAAACTCTTTGCTTCCTGGTTACACTCATTTACAAGTGGCTATGCCATCCTCTTTCGGTTTGTGGTTTTCAGCCTATGCTGAACAGTTAATAGACGATGTCTTTTTATTGGATGCGGCTTTAAAAACGGTAGACCAGAACCCTTTGGGTTCCGCTGCTGGATATGGAAGTTCATTCCCCATAAATAGAAAGTTGACAACCAAAGAACTAGGCTTTTCGACATTAAAATACAATGTGGTAGCTGCTCAAATGAGTCGTGGTAAAAGCGAACGAACTTTAGCATTAGCTCTGGGAAGTTTATGCAATACTATGTCGCGTTTTGCTATGGATATCTGTTTGTATAACAGTCAGAATTTTGGATTTATTTCCTTTCCAGACCAATTGACTACAGGGAGTAGCATTATGCCACATAAAAAAAACCCTGATGTTTTTGAGCTTATAAGAGGGAAATGCAACAAAATTCAAGCTTTACATACCGAGATGGTTTTAATTACCAATAATTTGCCAAGCGGTTATCATAGAGACTTCCAATTATTAAAAGAAAACAGCATTGCAGCAGTTGAAGATGTAAAAGACATACTTGACATTTTTAATTATACTATTCAAAAAGTGATTGTAAAAGACATTGATTTAACAGATGAAAAGTACCAGCATTTATCTACTGTAGATAGCATAAATAATCTGGTAATTGAAGGAATGTCATTTAGAGAAGCTTATCAAACTATAGGGAAGCAAGTTCAAGAAGGGACCTATACTTCGGATTCTGCTAAAAGCCACACTCACGAAGGCAGTATAGGAAATCTCTGTTTAGAAGAAATAAAAGCTAAATTTCCAAAATAA
- a CDS encoding M20 family metallo-hydrolase: MIDKLTTKAINLLKQLVETPSFSFEEEQTAQLIKHWFQHQGIPFNRHKNNIWSTNKYFDESKPTILLNSHHDTVQPNSSYTKDPFKAVVEDGKLYGLGSNDAGGCLVSLLATFAYFYAKKDLKYNLVIVASAEEENSGDNGLNSMLSIIPKIEVAIVGEPTLMQLAVAEKGLVVFDAKIKGTPSHAAHPNTDNAIYNCIPVLQWFQDYKFERTSTVLGDVKMTVTQIKAGKQHNAIPGEVELVVDVRVNECYTNEEIVQTLQENAPCSSIIPRSTRLNSSSIPLEHELVKAGTELGRTTYGSPTLSDQAILTCPSLKLGPGDSTRSHTADEFIYVNEIEDGIKTYINLLKKYYKTEI; encoded by the coding sequence ATGATAGACAAATTAACAACTAAAGCCATCAACTTATTGAAACAACTCGTAGAAACGCCATCCTTTTCTTTTGAAGAAGAACAGACAGCGCAACTTATAAAGCATTGGTTTCAACATCAAGGCATTCCATTTAACCGTCACAAAAATAATATTTGGTCAACCAATAAATATTTTGATGAAAGTAAACCTACGATCTTACTCAACTCTCATCACGATACTGTACAACCTAATAGTAGTTACACCAAGGATCCATTTAAGGCTGTGGTTGAAGACGGAAAGCTATATGGACTTGGAAGTAATGATGCTGGTGGATGCTTGGTCTCTTTACTAGCCACTTTCGCCTATTTTTATGCAAAGAAAGACTTGAAGTACAACTTAGTCATCGTAGCCTCTGCTGAAGAGGAAAACAGCGGCGATAATGGCTTAAATAGTATGTTGTCCATTATTCCAAAAATAGAGGTGGCTATTGTTGGTGAACCCACCTTAATGCAGCTTGCTGTTGCCGAAAAAGGCTTGGTGGTTTTTGATGCTAAAATAAAAGGCACACCTAGTCATGCTGCTCATCCTAATACCGACAATGCTATTTATAACTGCATACCCGTTTTGCAATGGTTTCAAGATTATAAATTTGAACGAACATCAACTGTTTTAGGTGATGTAAAAATGACCGTAACACAAATAAAAGCAGGTAAACAACACAACGCGATACCAGGGGAGGTGGAGTTGGTCGTCGATGTGAGAGTGAACGAATGCTATACCAACGAGGAAATTGTACAAACTCTTCAAGAAAATGCACCTTGCTCAAGTATTATACCTCGAAGTACTCGATTAAATTCTTCTTCTATTCCTCTCGAACACGAATTGGTGAAAGCGGGTACAGAATTGGGAAGGACAACCTATGGCTCGCCAACACTCTCAGACCAAGCGATATTAACTTGCCCTTCGTTAAAATTAGGTCCAGGCGACAGTACGCGATCGCATACTGCAGATGAATTTATTTATGTAAATGAAATTGAAGATGGGATTAAAACTTACATTAATTTACTAAAAAAGTACTATAAAACTGAGATTTGA
- the argB gene encoding acetylglutamate kinase, with product MGMKTLKVIKIGGDIIDDNEALLGFLKDFSNLKGPKLLVHGGGKSATDLAKKMGVEVKMIDGRRITDVHTLDIIVMMYAGKINKYIVANLQANQCNAIGFSGADGNSIISTKRPTTPVDFGFAGDVTQVNTEVLELLINQNITPVFCAITHDKNGQLLNTNADTIASELAIALAKTYQTELYYCFEKSGVLRDINDEFSVIESITPDNVQELIQNKIISDGMLPKIKNSINAVNHKVNKVCIGKSEMIFNPFTYFTSITK from the coding sequence ATGGGAATGAAAACACTTAAAGTCATTAAAATAGGCGGGGATATTATAGATGATAATGAAGCTTTGTTGGGGTTTCTAAAAGACTTTTCAAACCTTAAAGGCCCTAAACTTTTGGTCCATGGTGGTGGAAAATCGGCGACAGATTTGGCAAAAAAAATGGGTGTAGAAGTTAAAATGATTGATGGTAGACGTATAACCGATGTCCACACTCTAGATATAATTGTTATGATGTATGCCGGTAAAATCAATAAATATATAGTTGCAAATCTACAGGCTAACCAGTGCAATGCTATCGGGTTTTCAGGCGCAGATGGAAATAGCATCATCTCTACAAAAAGACCTACTACTCCAGTTGATTTTGGATTTGCAGGCGATGTGACTCAAGTCAATACAGAAGTTCTGGAATTATTGATTAACCAAAATATAACGCCTGTATTTTGCGCCATTACACATGATAAAAATGGACAACTTTTAAACACCAATGCCGATACCATTGCTTCAGAATTAGCTATCGCTTTGGCTAAGACCTACCAAACAGAATTATATTACTGTTTTGAAAAAAGTGGAGTTTTAAGAGATATAAACGACGAATTTTCAGTTATAGAATCTATAACTCCAGATAATGTGCAAGAGTTAATTCAAAATAAAATAATTTCCGATGGTATGCTTCCTAAAATTAAGAATAGCATAAACGCCGTTAATCATAAAGTCAATAAAGTCTGCATTGGCAAATCTGAAATGATTTTTAACCCATTTACATATTTTACAAGCATAACAAAATGA
- a CDS encoding N-acetylornithine carbamoyltransferase, translated as MKKYTNISDISNLSETIMQAISLKNNPFLYSELGKHKTLVMLFFNASLRTRLSTEKAARNLGMEVMILNVNDAWQLEFEDGTVMNTNTSEHIKEAAQVISQYADVIAVRAFPTLKDKKKDESEYVLNSFVKYASVPVINMESATSHPLQALTDAITISELTTKRKPKVVLSWAPHPKALPQAVPNSFVEMMQLLEVDFCITHPKDYELNPEITKHSQINYNQEEALKDADFVYVKNWSSYKEYGQILSQDDNWRMTKAKLGNAKFMHCLPVRRNVVVEDAVLDSNQSIVMQQANNRTFAAQVVLKQLVENLNK; from the coding sequence ATGAAAAAATATACCAATATATCAGATATTTCAAATCTTAGTGAGACTATTATGCAAGCCATATCGCTGAAAAATAATCCTTTTCTTTATTCGGAATTAGGCAAGCATAAAACCTTAGTCATGTTATTTTTTAATGCCAGCTTACGTACCCGATTAAGCACAGAAAAAGCTGCTAGAAACTTGGGTATGGAAGTCATGATTTTAAATGTAAACGACGCATGGCAGTTAGAATTTGAAGATGGCACGGTTATGAATACCAACACTTCTGAGCATATTAAGGAGGCGGCTCAAGTTATTTCGCAATATGCAGACGTGATTGCAGTTCGGGCATTTCCAACTCTAAAAGACAAAAAAAAGGATGAGTCTGAATATGTGTTGAATAGCTTTGTAAAATATGCATCGGTTCCAGTTATTAATATGGAAAGTGCAACGTCACATCCTTTACAAGCATTGACAGATGCGATAACAATTTCAGAATTAACCACAAAACGAAAACCTAAAGTGGTATTGTCTTGGGCACCACATCCAAAAGCTTTGCCTCAAGCTGTACCCAATTCATTTGTTGAAATGATGCAGCTTTTGGAGGTTGATTTTTGTATCACGCATCCTAAAGACTATGAGTTAAACCCTGAAATTACTAAACACTCACAGATTAATTACAATCAAGAAGAAGCCTTGAAAGATGCTGATTTTGTGTATGTAAAAAATTGGAGTAGTTATAAGGAATATGGTCAGATTTTATCTCAAGATGACAACTGGAGAATGACCAAAGCTAAACTAGGCAATGCGAAATTTATGCATTGCTTACCTGTAAGGCGGAATGTTGTGGTTGAAGATGCTGTTTTAGATAGTAATCAGTCCATTGTGATGCAACAAGCCAATAACAGAACCTTCGCTGCACAAGTGGTTTTGAAGCAACTCGTAGAAAATTTGAATAAATAA
- a CDS encoding aspartate aminotransferase family protein produces the protein MSIFKVYPLFDVTPVSAKDVYVYDDKGIEYLDLYGGHAVISIGHSHPTYVAAITEQIQTLGFYSNAIQNPLQAKLANKLEALSACKGYHLFMCSSGAEANENALKLASFHNQKHRILAFKNSFHGRTSAAVAATDNTKIVAPLNAQQGVDFVELGNLNAVEDILKQNETCAVIVECIQGVGGLDQSTTEFCQGLEKLCKQYNTVLIADEVQSGFGRTGDFFAFEKHNFKPDIISIAKGMGNGFPVGGILIHPSIQASYGLLGTTFGGNHLACAATLSVLDVLEKENLMQNAKEMSNYFVGKAEKIPKLKAVKGRGLMLGLEFDFPVATLRKNLLYHQHIFTGSSKNPNLIRILPPLTIQKKHIDLLFEALKLEL, from the coding sequence ATGAGTATATTTAAAGTATATCCATTATTTGACGTCACACCTGTTAGTGCAAAAGATGTTTACGTTTACGATGATAAAGGCATTGAATATTTAGACCTTTATGGTGGACATGCAGTAATTTCTATTGGGCATTCCCACCCAACATATGTAGCTGCAATCACAGAACAAATTCAAACTCTCGGATTCTATAGTAATGCTATTCAGAATCCGTTACAAGCTAAATTGGCTAATAAACTCGAAGCCCTTTCTGCTTGTAAAGGCTACCACTTATTTATGTGTAGTTCTGGAGCAGAGGCTAATGAAAATGCTCTAAAATTAGCATCGTTTCATAATCAAAAGCACAGAATTTTAGCTTTTAAAAATTCCTTTCACGGTCGTACTTCGGCAGCGGTGGCTGCCACAGATAATACAAAGATTGTAGCGCCTTTGAATGCTCAACAAGGTGTTGATTTTGTAGAGTTGGGTAACTTAAATGCAGTTGAAGATATTCTAAAACAAAACGAAACTTGTGCAGTCATTGTTGAATGCATTCAAGGTGTTGGTGGTTTAGACCAAAGTACAACTGAGTTTTGTCAAGGTTTAGAAAAACTTTGTAAACAATACAATACAGTACTAATTGCTGATGAAGTACAGTCTGGTTTTGGTAGAACTGGTGATTTTTTCGCTTTTGAAAAGCATAATTTTAAACCGGATATTATTTCAATAGCTAAAGGCATGGGCAATGGCTTCCCCGTTGGTGGTATTTTAATCCACCCAAGTATCCAGGCATCTTACGGACTTTTAGGCACTACTTTTGGAGGAAACCATCTAGCTTGTGCAGCTACGCTTTCTGTCCTAGACGTTTTAGAGAAAGAAAACTTGATGCAAAATGCCAAAGAAATGTCTAATTATTTTGTTGGTAAAGCTGAAAAAATCCCAAAATTAAAAGCTGTTAAAGGACGTGGATTAATGCTAGGTCTGGAGTTTGATTTTCCCGTTGCTACCTTAAGGAAAAATCTTCTTTATCATCAACACATATTTACAGGAAGTTCTAAAAATCCTAATCTCATTAGAATTCTCCCACCTTTGACTATTCAAAAAAAACATATAGACCTCTTATTTGAAGCCCTAAAACTAGAATTGTAA
- the proC gene encoding pyrroline-5-carboxylate reductase yields the protein MKIAIIGTGNLGKSIAKGLLTNNAITSLYLTKRDLNDIQEFDGYKNVTLTTENLEAVKQSDILIFAVQPTHFEQILIDIKPYLTENHILISTITGFLISKIEGLVGNDQFIIRAMPNTAIAVGKSMTCLCSNEKGAKRIKVAEAIFNRLGHTLAIPESQMQAATVICASGIAFWMRLIRASTQAAIQLGFDAKEAQELAMYTSEGAANLLITNGLHPEEEIDRVTTPKGCTIEGLNEMEHKGLSSSLIQGMVASFNKINNIKKEQI from the coding sequence ATGAAAATTGCAATCATAGGAACAGGAAATTTAGGGAAGTCCATTGCAAAAGGACTCCTTACAAATAATGCGATTACATCTTTATATTTAACCAAAAGAGATTTGAATGATATTCAAGAATTTGATGGCTATAAAAATGTAACGTTAACTACAGAAAACCTTGAAGCTGTAAAACAATCCGATATTTTAATCTTTGCAGTTCAGCCAACACATTTTGAACAAATCCTAATAGATATAAAGCCTTATCTAACAGAAAATCACATCTTAATTTCAACCATAACTGGATTTTTAATTTCAAAGATTGAAGGTTTAGTTGGTAACGACCAGTTCATTATTCGAGCTATGCCAAACACAGCAATTGCTGTTGGAAAATCTATGACTTGTTTATGTAGTAATGAAAAAGGCGCTAAACGCATAAAAGTTGCTGAAGCTATTTTTAATAGATTAGGACATACTTTGGCTATTCCAGAATCTCAAATGCAAGCAGCAACTGTAATTTGTGCAAGTGGAATTGCCTTTTGGATGAGACTCATTCGCGCCTCAACTCAAGCCGCAATTCAACTAGGTTTTGATGCTAAAGAAGCCCAGGAACTGGCTATGTATACCAGTGAAGGTGCTGCCAATTTATTGATTACAAATGGTCTACATCCAGAAGAAGAAATTGACCGTGTGACTACGCCTAAAGGGTGTACCATTGAAGGCTTAAATGAAATGGAGCATAAAGGATTGAGCTCATCTCTAATACAAGGTATGGTCGCTTCATTTAATAAGATTAACAACATTAAAAAAGAACAGATATGA